Part of the Rhineura floridana isolate rRhiFlo1 chromosome 8, rRhiFlo1.hap2, whole genome shotgun sequence genome is shown below.
ggtactggcagtggaaaaggttaagaaccactggtgtagagtGACGAGGATTTTTCTTTAGTTGTTATCATTACTGTTTGATTTGGAAATGGAAAAAAGTTGAGTTCAATTGTGGAAACTTATTTTTCAAAAAGCCTTTGTGTCAGCCAAGGGTTTCTTGCCAAGTTATGTAGGTTGCTTACTGGAATAAGAAAATAAAAGATTCTGCTGGTCCAAATTCTTAATCCACATTCTAGTTAAGTTCCAGACTCTGACAAAATTTACAAAACAGTGGAAAATATTTGCTTTCTTGGTCTTTCAATCAAGTTACCCACTGTCAGTCTTATCAAATGAAATGCTACTTTTCATACAGATGTTTTTCAGACACTACCTCAAATAAGAGGAAACTGCTTTGTGGAAGACCCCTTTTGGTGGCTGTGAGGAAAAATAGAGCAAAAAACAGTGTTCAAAGATAATTGAAACTGAGTTTGTGAGAGAAGTACTTGAACGGTTAATACTGGTATCAGGAGACTGTTTTGCAGTCTTATGTCCTTTCTGTGACTTGGTTGAAACTGTTCTTGATCCCACTTTTCAAATCAGAAGTGACTGATCTGTGCTGGGCCCCCTCTCCAGCTGCAAGTGTTAGACCAATTCCCATTGCCCTGCCTATTAGCCAAGGTGGTTGGGTCCGATGGGAATTAGAGTCAAACAAAATCTGGGGGGctccaggttctccatccctattttaattacattgttgcaatcaaattaaaatacagatggcATCATTTGCCAAGAAGAATGTGGGTTCAAAATCCTATTAAATTTTATATTTGTAATCTCTTGGGAATCTGTTTTAATTAAAACTTTATCATGACTTTGTTTTTTTAGGTGGCTGGGAAGGGCAGGCTTCATTTAAGATGAGTTTCTTCAGTGGAGGCGCCATAGAATTTGGGCAACTGATGTTCAAACTTGCTAGTGATGGTAAGATTCTCTTCCCCCCAAATGCTGATTAATCTGTAGTTGCTTTGCTTTCCAATTTTGCTAGCAGTAATTGTCCTCCACGTAGTCCTGCTGCCTTCCTCCACCCAATTACCTGTTTGTTTTCACCTTCATGATCCTGTTTTGCTCTAGGTGCAAAACTGGCAAAAACATCAACATGGGAAAGGAGATAATTCTGCCTTAATCGATTAAAAGTAGACTGATTTAAGACACAGTGTGTTGAAGTTGAGGGTTTCATGTGCTGAATTTAGCTTACTAAATGTATTAATGTTTAGCTTCTAGGGGAGTGCCTGCCCAGAGTTTTGGCTATGGGTATGCACCTGTTCCTGGGGGATATGCCCCTTCACCTTTTCCAGGAGGCTATGTACCTGCACCAGGAAGCTATGCTGCACCACCACCGGCTGGACCATACGGTTATATGCCTGCACAAATGAATGGATATGGATCTGCTGCACAACCAATGGGATATCCATATGCACCTCCTCCAGGTAAAAGATTTTTATAATCTTCATAAAAGAAAGTTGCTCAAGTCAGGGCTGTAGTATGTACTACAGAACCAAACGCAATATGTGATCATTCCACATAGATGAAATGAGTGATGCTCAGGTCTATAGAACACAAACAACAGCATGAAAGAGTTGCCACTGTGGATTATGTTTAGTGTAGAATGCTTGGTATACATTAAATGTGGATTGGCCTATTTCTCTTAATAAAATAGAATTAAGGCTTGTTTGCATGGCCCTAAACTTCAGTTATTGGATGCACTGTTTCAGCAGATCCATTCTTTGTATTACATCTGTGTGTGGTGACTTAGCCTTTGCTGGTGCCCTGCCTCCTATGCAACCAATGGGAACAATAGCCAGACCAGTATGGATGATGCAGTTTGCACAGCAACTGTTTCAATGTGAATGTGTGACCAATTTGTTTAAAGTTCCTTGGCTGCTTATGGGAAAAAAGGATGAAATGCAATGTAGAAAAAATCTGTCTGGTGAACTGCAACCATTTGAATACTTCTGTGATGTGGAATCTGTCTTCTGTCTTCAGGCATGTATCCGCCACCTCCTGGGATGAACTCCATGTATAtggctcctcctcccccatacCCAGGCCCTTCTGCTGTAGGACCTTCAGCCCCGACTGAGGCAGGGCCTTCAGCCCCTAGAACCTGGACAGAGCCAGGGATGCCAGGTAAGACTGGAGGATAGTTTCCATTTAGAATAGGAAAAAATTGCATCAGATTCTTAAGGTATCAGTTTCTGGGCTTTGAGTAAGTTCTTTGTAGAAGAGATGTGAACTGCTGAACTATGAGGAGTTACTTTATTCTTATAGCCGTGGCGCCAGTGAAGATGTATGTAATTTTTGAGGGATGTGAAGTGAGACCTGTGAAAGTCTTGTCCAAATTCCCAGAAGCTTTTATAATCACATAATACTTAACTTACAGAATGCAGTTTGGCTGAAGCCCAGGTGAAAAAAGTATTGGGACCACCATTTGTATTTGTGGATTTCGCCCTCACTTGGCTTCTTGcttcttgatctctctctctGCGGCATCTTTTCTCCTTTTCCTTACCTCCCCAAAATTAATGCAGTTCATTATGTCCCAAAAGCAAACTGCTGCTGAGTGCCTAGGTATGACCTACTACTTTCTTGCTGAGAGTGTAGAATCTGCCCTTTTGTCTAATCCAGAAATGGTGCCAAAACTTGTGAATATAAATAGTGTGgattttctgtatttatttttttgaaacaagCTCTGACTGATTCTTTCCTTATGCTGTAGGTGGCAACAAAGCAGCAGAGGCGACTTCCAGTGCATATTATAACCCAGCCAATCCTCACAACGTCTACATGCCTATGGTAGGGAACCACTCTAGGGTTGTTggttggggggagaggagaggaggagctaGAGCTGTTGCTATCTAGCATCCAGTCGAACATAACTTGCAACTGGTTGAAGTATACTATGCAGCTTTTTACAAGCACAGTAACCATATTTGGTATCTTTGCTTCCTAATGAATTAGAGTGTAGTCACAGTACTAAAGAATAGTCttgaattttaaaagaaaaataggcTGCGTTCAAACAAACACCTTATATCAGGTAAATAACACTTAGACAATCCAgaatgcctccctccctcccatttttttaaagaatggcaCAGTTGCTACCATGTCTTAACTGCCAGCCCGCCAGCCTACCATCCTACCCTAAGTGTGAGCAGACTGCATAAAAATGTGAACTCTGACTTGAAGCATAGAACAAGATGCCTTGTGGGTTGAGAACCTTCATTTTAGATACCTTGTCTTGTGCGTGATGTTGAATGGAAATGTCTTAACCTAACAGAGTCTTGCTTTGTGTAGAAGTTATGAAATAAGCAAAACTTGGATATACTTTGTAAAATAGGCAAATTCATTAATGTGGATGTGCCACATTAATACTGTCTCCCTTTTGTTTTAGGATCAACCACCTCCTTATTCATCACCTGATGAGAAAAAGAAGAACTGACAAGAACCCAGGAGCCACCCTCCCATGTTTTTGTCCTAGAAGACTGTGCCATTGCCGCCACCGCCTCCATCTCTAGGTCATCCTGTGTCACTAACCTGCACAATGTTGGGTGACTCTTAACACCCACTGTTCTTGAAATTTTCCTTGTGGCAATACAGAAGAGCAGTGACAGTAATGCTTTCCTGAGTACTTGCTTTCTCTGAGGCCAGAATAGGACTGTTTTAGCCCTTAGTTTGAAGGGAGAGGTGAAATATGCATAATGCAAATGAATCTGCTTCATATATATAAGGATGAAATACTGAAGCTCTTTCTTTGAAACAAAAACACTTGCATAACAACACACAGAAATGAGCATGTCAGGAGTGTTCTCCCATGCATCTCTGCATGTCCATTGACATCAGTGTGGCATGTTACAAATGCTTAACTCCATGCAATTTAATGCATGAGAAGGAATTTTAAATACTTGAGGCGTATCTATTTCCTGGGACAGTAGCAGGGAGGACTTTAGAGGAA
Proteins encoded:
- the WBP2NL gene encoding postacrosomal sheath WW domain-binding protein, whose translation is MAVNRNHSEGGGVIPPNGESILKHCKDVELTFSDVTGKPEIFKGTKKGMVFLTPYRVIFVSKGKDPMMSFMMPFYRVKGCSIEQPVFSANYIKGVIEAEPGGGWEGQASFKMSFFSGGAIEFGQLMFKLASDASRGVPAQSFGYGYAPVPGGYAPSPFPGGYVPAPGSYAAPPPAGPYGYMPAQMNGYGSAAQPMGYPYAPPPGMYPPPPGMNSMYMAPPPPYPGPSAVGPSAPTEAGPSAPRTWTEPGMPGGNKAAEATSSAYYNPANPHNVYMPMDQPPPYSSPDEKKKN